The Anaerolineae bacterium genome window below encodes:
- the hrcA gene encoding heat-inducible transcription repressor HrcA: MSSAQIHLPGLTSRQKLVLRLVVREYTRSATPVSSKVLVDQYGLKVSSATIRNELARLEELGLLTHPHTSAGRVPTDAGYRYFIEYLMPERELPLTERRRISHQFHQLGLELDQWLQLSAAILADTVRNAAVVTAPRGPQVRFKHLELISTYGNSVLLVLVLQNGVVRQHGLVTRQPVSQEALSQVSDRLSALCRGLQAHEIESLTDELTAFDREVLQLVAACMRDLDRAASVEAYREGLRHLLSQPEFADSTAVSRAMSLLESDWLAASILPQVTATNGVTVLLGHGGEGANVGEYGLVLSRYGVQQELVGALGVLGPVRMNYETVIPAVRYMASLLSELIWGLFGPGEVDGLDLEGKAGQGKGEVASNG; encoded by the coding sequence GTGTCTAGCGCGCAAATACATCTGCCGGGGCTAACGTCGCGGCAGAAGCTGGTCCTGCGCCTGGTGGTGCGGGAGTATACCCGTTCGGCAACTCCGGTCAGCTCCAAGGTGTTGGTGGATCAGTACGGGCTGAAAGTCAGCTCGGCGACCATCAGGAACGAACTGGCGCGGCTGGAGGAATTGGGGCTGCTCACGCACCCTCATACTTCCGCCGGGCGGGTGCCCACCGATGCCGGCTACCGGTACTTCATCGAGTACCTCATGCCGGAGCGGGAGCTACCCCTCACCGAGCGGCGCAGAATCAGCCATCAGTTCCACCAGTTGGGCCTCGAGTTGGACCAGTGGCTCCAGCTTTCTGCTGCCATACTGGCCGACACCGTCCGCAATGCGGCTGTGGTCACCGCACCCAGGGGGCCTCAGGTGCGCTTCAAGCACCTGGAGCTCATCTCGACCTACGGCAACTCCGTGTTGCTGGTGTTGGTACTGCAGAACGGCGTCGTCAGGCAGCACGGTCTGGTGACGCGCCAGCCCGTGTCTCAGGAGGCGCTCAGTCAGGTTTCCGATCGGTTGTCGGCTCTCTGCCGGGGCCTCCAGGCCCATGAGATCGAATCGCTCACGGACGAGCTCACGGCCTTCGATCGGGAGGTGCTCCAACTGGTTGCCGCCTGCATGCGCGATCTGGATCGGGCTGCCAGCGTGGAGGCCTACCGAGAGGGCTTGCGACACCTACTGAGCCAGCCCGAGTTCGCCGACAGCACGGCGGTGAGCCGGGCTATGAGCCTTCTGGAGAGCGACTGGCTGGCCGCCAGCATCCTTCCGCAGGTGACTGCCACCAACGGCGTGACCGTTCTGCTGGGCCATGGCGGCGAGGGCGCGAACGTGGGCGAGTACGGTCTGGTATTGTCGCGGTATGGGGTACAGCAGGAACTGGTGGGAGCGTTGGGCGTCCTGGGCCCCGTACGCATGAACTACGAGACTGTCATCCCAGCGGTCCGCTACATGGCATCACTGCTGAGCGAGCTGATTTGGGGTCTCTTCGGCCCCGGCGAAGTAGATGGGCTCGATCTCGAAGGTAAGGCGGGCCAGGGCAAAGGGGAGGTTGCCAGTAATGGTTAG
- a CDS encoding nucleotide exchange factor GrpE has product MVSDADQESLGAAEMDAPATEERVCQLEQRIGELEASLAEAERQAKEYLDGWQRERASFANYRRRIEEERTSISQAALEDFICQFLPLLDDLERACGDIPEELAGHPWVEGVRMVERKFRQLLESLGVEEIEAEGCKFDPEVHEAITHEEAEGFAEGDVIGQVLKGYRLGDRILRCSVVRVAKSS; this is encoded by the coding sequence ATGGTTAGTGACGCTGATCAGGAAAGCCTCGGGGCGGCGGAGATGGACGCTCCTGCCACCGAGGAGCGCGTGTGCCAGTTGGAGCAGAGAATTGGCGAGTTGGAGGCCAGCCTAGCCGAGGCAGAGCGGCAGGCGAAGGAGTACCTGGACGGCTGGCAGAGAGAGCGAGCCTCCTTCGCCAACTACCGCCGGAGGATCGAAGAGGAACGCACCTCCATCTCCCAGGCGGCACTGGAGGATTTCATCTGCCAGTTTCTGCCCCTCCTGGACGACCTGGAGCGCGCCTGCGGCGACATCCCGGAGGAGCTTGCAGGGCATCCCTGGGTCGAGGGCGTGCGCATGGTGGAGCGAAAGTTCCGCCAGTTGCTGGAGAGCCTTGGGGTAGAAGAGATCGAAGCTGAGGGCTGCAAGTTCGATCCCGAGGTACACGAGGCCATCACCCACGAGGAGGCGGAGGGCTTTGCCGAAGGCGACGTTATCGGTCAGGTGTTGAAGGGATATCGCCTGGGCGATCGCATACTTCGTTGCAGTGTGGTTCGGGTGGCAAAATCCAGTTAG
- the dnaK gene encoding molecular chaperone DnaK has protein sequence MARIIGIDLGTTNSVGAVMEGGEPTIVPSAEGGRLFPSVVAINPKTDERLVGQSARRQAVTNPENTIYSIKRFMGRKYSDPVVQQAIKRLPYRVAQAPNGDVRVVMGGREYSPPEISAMILQKIRADAEAYLGESITQAVITVPAYFDDAQRQATKDAGQIAGLEVLRIINEPTAAALAYGLDKKKDERIAVYDLGGGTFDISILDVGDGVFEVKSTNGDTFLGGDDFDQRVIDWVADEFKRENGIDLRQDRLALQRLKEAAERAKIELSSVMQTEINLPFITADASGPKHLQMTLTRAKLESLVADLIQRTIEPCRLALKDAGYTVDQIDEIVLVGGQTRMPAVQEAVRKFFGKEPHKGVNPDEVVAVGAAIQAGVLGGEVKDVLLLDVTPLTLSIETLGGVATPIIERNTTIPVRKSQVFSTASDGQTQVEIHVVQGERPMAADNKTLGRFILDGIPPAPRGVPQIEVTFDIDADGILGVSAKDKATGREQKITIKPSSGLTKEEIDRMVREAQAHQAEDQRQRERIEARNMADSLIYSAEKSLRDLGDKVPADVRQDVERKVEQLRSVMQGEDTQAIRNRTNELSQAMQRIGAAMYEQSPTGQAERGPDGGRQGAGQPDEDVVEGDFTEA, from the coding sequence ATGGCTAGGATCATCGGAATTGACCTGGGCACCACCAACTCGGTGGGCGCCGTCATGGAGGGCGGAGAGCCCACCATTGTGCCCAGTGCCGAGGGGGGACGGCTGTTTCCCTCGGTGGTGGCCATTAACCCCAAGACTGACGAACGCCTGGTAGGCCAGTCGGCCCGTCGCCAGGCGGTCACCAACCCGGAGAACACCATCTACTCCATCAAGAGATTCATGGGCCGCAAGTACAGCGACCCCGTGGTGCAGCAGGCCATCAAACGCCTGCCCTACCGCGTCGCGCAGGCTCCCAACGGCGATGTGCGCGTGGTGATGGGCGGGAGGGAGTACTCGCCGCCGGAGATCTCGGCCATGATCCTGCAGAAGATCAGGGCCGACGCCGAGGCCTACCTGGGCGAGTCCATCACTCAGGCCGTCATCACGGTGCCGGCCTACTTCGATGATGCCCAGCGCCAGGCAACCAAGGACGCCGGGCAGATCGCCGGCCTCGAGGTGCTCCGCATCATCAACGAGCCCACCGCAGCCGCATTGGCCTACGGGCTCGACAAGAAGAAGGACGAGAGAATCGCTGTCTACGACCTAGGTGGGGGCACTTTCGACATCTCCATACTGGATGTCGGCGATGGCGTGTTCGAAGTCAAGTCCACCAACGGCGATACCTTCCTGGGCGGAGACGACTTCGACCAGCGGGTAATCGATTGGGTGGCGGACGAGTTCAAGCGAGAGAACGGCATAGACCTCCGCCAGGATAGGCTGGCCCTGCAGCGCCTCAAGGAGGCTGCCGAAAGGGCCAAGATTGAGCTGTCCTCAGTCATGCAGACTGAGATCAACCTGCCCTTCATCACCGCTGACGCCTCCGGGCCCAAACACCTGCAGATGACCTTGACCCGGGCCAAGCTGGAATCTCTGGTAGCGGACCTCATCCAACGAACCATAGAGCCCTGCCGGCTGGCCCTAAAGGATGCCGGCTACACCGTTGATCAGATAGACGAGATCGTCCTCGTCGGTGGGCAGACCCGAATGCCCGCGGTACAGGAAGCCGTGCGCAAGTTCTTCGGCAAGGAACCCCACAAGGGCGTCAACCCCGATGAGGTCGTCGCCGTGGGGGCTGCCATCCAGGCAGGCGTGCTGGGTGGTGAGGTCAAGGACGTATTGCTTCTGGACGTCACTCCCCTCACTCTCAGCATCGAGACGCTTGGCGGTGTGGCCACGCCCATCATAGAGCGGAACACCACCATTCCCGTCCGCAAGAGCCAGGTGTTCAGCACCGCCTCCGACGGCCAGACTCAGGTGGAGATCCACGTGGTCCAGGGCGAGCGACCCATGGCTGCCGACAACAAGACGCTAGGCCGGTTCATACTGGACGGCATTCCCCCTGCGCCCCGAGGCGTGCCTCAGATCGAGGTCACCTTCGACATAGATGCTGACGGCATCCTGGGAGTCTCCGCCAAGGATAAGGCCACCGGTCGGGAGCAGAAGATCACCATCAAGCCTTCGAGTGGCCTGACCAAGGAAGAGATAGATCGTATGGTTCGCGAGGCCCAGGCACATCAGGCCGAGGACCAGCGACAGCGAGAGCGCATCGAGGCCCGCAACATGGCCGACTCGCTGATCTACTCGGCGGAGAAGAGCCTGCGCGACCTGGGCGACAAGGTTCCTGCGGACGTGCGGCAGGACGTAGAGAGGAAGGTGGAGCAGCTTCGCTCCGTCATGCAGGGGGAAGACACCCAGGCGATCCGGAACCGTACGAACGAGCTTTCCCAGGCCATGCAGCGCATCGGTGCCGCCATGTACGAGCAGTCTCCGACGGGCCAGGCCGAGCGCGGCCCTGACGGCGGCCGGCAGGGAGCCGGCCAGCCGGACGAAGACGTGGTCGAGGGCGACTTCACGGAAGCCTAG
- the dnaJ gene encoding molecular chaperone DnaJ, with translation MADTRDYYEVLGVPRNADPEDIRRAYRRLAREYHPDVNRSPEAAETFKAVNEAYHVLSDPERRRAYDRFGQAGLSGMNGFEGFNGFGGLGDIFEDLFGFGMRTSAQARRAPQRGTDLHYSLHLSFRDAVFGTTQELEVTRLEPCDRCGGTGAEPGTSPTRCPTCNGTGEVRRVQQTVLGSFVNVSTCPSCGGRGEVVTTRCSQCVGEMQIRRTRTIQVKVPPGVSDGTRIRLSGEGNVGLNGGPPGNLYVTLQVEEDAQFQRQGDDLILEWPINVAQAALGATVEVPTLEGEERLRVPPGTQSGRVFRLRGKGVPHLQRPGRGDQVVIIRVLTPTNLNPRQRKLMEELAESLGENNIAKDEPSFVERMKGVLGL, from the coding sequence ATGGCAGACACCAGGGACTACTACGAGGTGCTCGGGGTCCCGCGCAACGCCGATCCCGAAGATATACGCCGCGCGTACCGCCGCCTGGCGAGAGAGTATCACCCGGACGTAAACCGGTCCCCCGAGGCAGCGGAGACGTTCAAGGCCGTCAACGAAGCCTACCACGTCCTCAGCGACCCTGAGCGGCGCCGTGCCTACGACCGCTTCGGGCAGGCGGGCCTATCGGGGATGAACGGGTTCGAGGGCTTCAACGGGTTCGGTGGCCTGGGCGACATCTTCGAAGACCTGTTCGGCTTCGGCATGCGCACCTCGGCCCAGGCCCGGCGTGCCCCTCAGCGGGGTACCGACCTGCATTACTCCCTTCACCTCTCTTTCCGTGACGCCGTGTTCGGCACCACACAGGAGCTCGAGGTAACGCGGCTCGAACCGTGTGACCGTTGCGGGGGTACTGGCGCTGAGCCAGGCACATCGCCCACCCGCTGTCCTACCTGCAATGGCACCGGTGAAGTGCGGCGGGTGCAGCAGACGGTCCTAGGGTCCTTCGTCAACGTCAGCACCTGCCCCAGCTGTGGAGGCCGGGGCGAGGTGGTCACCACGCGCTGCTCCCAGTGCGTCGGCGAGATGCAGATCCGGCGCACGCGCACTATACAGGTCAAGGTGCCGCCCGGAGTCAGTGACGGCACCCGCATACGCCTATCTGGCGAGGGAAACGTGGGCCTGAACGGCGGCCCCCCAGGCAACCTGTACGTCACCCTTCAGGTGGAGGAAGATGCTCAGTTCCAGCGACAGGGAGATGACCTGATCCTGGAGTGGCCCATAAACGTGGCTCAAGCGGCGCTCGGAGCCACCGTGGAGGTGCCCACGCTGGAGGGTGAGGAGAGGCTCCGAGTGCCTCCTGGCACGCAGAGCGGCCGCGTCTTTCGGCTGCGGGGCAAGGGTGTCCCTCATCTGCAGCGCCCGGGGCGGGGTGATCAGGTAGTAATAATACGGGTGCTAACGCCTACCAATCTGAACCCCAGACAGCGCAAGTTGATGGAGGAGCTGGCCGAGAGCCTGGGCGAGAACAACATAGCCAAGGATGAGCCCAGCTTCGTGGAGCGCATGAAGGGCGTACTCGGCCTCTAA
- the prmA gene encoding 50S ribosomal protein L11 methyltransferase has translation MKWVEVSVAVGGEAAEAVSAFLSRYGAVAVEEVRAGPSNGSSHEPAVTVRCYLEARRASKHRRAIEEGLWHLSQLLPVSSPAFRCLTERDWTDAWKDHFPVLHVGERIVIVPTWRQYQPRQGEVVVAVDPGLAFGTGLHPSTQLCLSALENYLRPGDRVLDVGTGTGILAIAAAKLGAGRVEAMDVEPAAVQAATDNVRINGVGDRVSVSLASVIPVEAHDGPDPSIYRNGPHDLVLVNIIAEVIAEMAPVLLGLTRPGGIIIASGIILEREHLVLEAFTGKATVTMRSQDGDWVALTLRVPAG, from the coding sequence GTGAAGTGGGTGGAAGTCAGTGTGGCAGTGGGCGGAGAAGCCGCCGAAGCTGTCTCTGCCTTTCTCTCCCGCTACGGTGCGGTGGCCGTAGAAGAGGTTCGTGCTGGCCCCAGCAATGGGTCCTCTCACGAGCCAGCTGTGACGGTGCGCTGTTACCTCGAGGCCCGTCGGGCGTCCAAGCACCGGCGCGCCATCGAAGAAGGTCTGTGGCACCTTTCCCAACTGCTTCCTGTGTCCTCACCCGCCTTCCGCTGCCTCACCGAGCGCGACTGGACTGACGCGTGGAAGGACCACTTCCCCGTCCTCCATGTGGGGGAGCGTATTGTCATCGTCCCCACCTGGCGCCAGTATCAACCCCGCCAGGGAGAGGTCGTGGTGGCCGTGGACCCTGGACTGGCCTTCGGCACCGGCCTGCACCCAAGTACTCAGCTCTGCCTCTCGGCTCTGGAGAACTACCTGCGCCCGGGCGACCGGGTGCTAGACGTGGGCACGGGCACCGGCATTCTGGCCATAGCGGCAGCCAAACTCGGTGCTGGCAGGGTCGAAGCGATGGATGTGGAGCCAGCCGCCGTCCAGGCAGCCACTGACAACGTCCGCATCAACGGAGTGGGGGATCGAGTGAGCGTATCCCTGGCCTCGGTGATCCCGGTCGAGGCCCACGATGGTCCCGACCCCTCCATCTACCGGAACGGGCCGCACGACCTGGTCCTGGTGAACATCATCGCCGAGGTCATCGCCGAGATGGCACCGGTGCTTCTCGGGCTCACCCGCCCGGGAGGCATCATCATCGCTTCCGGGATCATACTGGAACGCGAGCACTTGGTCCTAGAAGCCTTCACCGGCAAGGCCACGGTCACAATGCGGAGCCAGGACGGAGA